In Felis catus isolate Fca126 chromosome E1, F.catus_Fca126_mat1.0, whole genome shotgun sequence, the following proteins share a genomic window:
- the MAPT gene encoding microtubule-associated protein tau isoform X5, with product MAEPRQDFTVMDDHAGTYGTGERKDLPSQGSYTLMQDHEGDVDQGLKAEEAGIGDTPNLEDQAAGHVTQVSTEIEASEPPRPGAGPTAEGQDTPPGFTFHVEIKANVQKEQARSEVDLEGAALPGPPGEEQEPQGPSEGEDTKKSDLPEPSEKQPAAVLPGKPISRVPQLKARMVSKGRDGTGADDKKAKTSTPSSAKTLKNRPCLSPKRPTPGSSDPLIKPSSPAVCPESSSSPKHVSSVTPRTGSSGAKEMKVKGADGKAGTKIATPRGAAPPGQKGQANATRIPAKTTPSPKTPPGTATKQVQRKPPPAGAKSERGDSGKSGDRSGYSSPGSPGTPGSRSRTPSLPTPPTREPKKVAVVRTPPKSPSSAKSRLQTAPVPMPDLKNVRSKIGSTENLKHQPGGGKVQIINKKLDLSNVQSKCGSKDNIKHVPGGGSVQIVYKPVDLSKVTSKCGSLGNIHHKPGGGQVEVKSEKLDFKDRVQSKIGSLDNITHVPGGGNKKIETHKLTFRENAKAKTDHGAEIVYKSPVVSGDTSPRHLSNVSSTGSIDMVDSPQLATLADEVSASLAKQGL from the exons CTGAAGAAGCAGGCATTGGAGACACCCCCAACCTGGAAGACCAAGCCGCCGGACATGTGACTCAAG TTTCCACAGAGATCGAGGCCTCAGAGCCCCCCAGGCCCGGTGCAGGGCCCACGGCGGAAGGGCAGGACACGCCCCCCGGGTTCACCTTCCACGTGGAAATCAAAGCCAACGTGCAGAAGGAACAGGCACGTTCAGAGGTGGATTTGGAAGGGGCTGCACTTCCCGGCCCCCCTGGAGAGGAGCAAGAGCCCCAGGGCCCTTCTGAGGGAGAGGACACAAAAAAGTCGGACCTTCCAGAACCGTCCGAAAAGCAGCCTGCAGCTGTTCTGCCAGGGAAGCCCATCAGCCGGGTGCCTCAACTCAAAG CTCGCATGGTCAGTAAAGGCAGAGATGGGACGGGAGCTGATGACAAAAAAGCCAAG aCATCCACACCTTCCTCTGCTAAAACCCTGAAAAATAGGCCTTGCCTTAGCCCCAAACGCCCCACTCCTGGTAGCTCAGACCCTTTGATCAAACCCTCCAGCCCTGCCGTGTGCCCAGAGTCATCTTCCTCTCCTAAACACGTCTCTTCTGTCACACCCCGAACTGGCAGTTCTGGAGCAAAGGAGATGAAAGTCAAG GGGGCGGACGGTAAAGCTGGAACGAAGATCGCCACACCCCGGGGAGCGGCCCCTCCAGGCCAGAAAGGCCAGGCCAATGCCACCAGGATTCCAGCGAAAACCACGCCCTCCCCAAAGACCCCACCGGGCACCG ctacCAAGCAAGTGCAGAGAAAACCACCCCCTGCAGGGGCAAAATCTGAGCGAG gtGACTCTGGGAAATCTGGGGATCGCAGCGGCTACAGCAGCCCCGGCTCCCCGGGCACCCCCGGCAGCCGCTCCCGCACCCCGTCCCTGCCGACCCCGCCGACCCGGGAGCCCAAGAAGGTGGCGGTGGTCCGCACTCCACCCAAGTCGCCATCTTCAGCCAAGAGCCGCCTGCAGACGGCCCCCGTCCCCATGCCAGACCTGAAGAATGTCAGATCCAAGATCGGCTCCACCGAAAACCTGAAGCACCAGCCAGGAGGCGGGAAG GTGCAGATAATTAATAAGAAGCTGGATCTTAGCAACGTCCAGTCCAAGTGTGGCTCAAAGGATAATATCAAACACGTGCCAGGAGGCGGCAGT GTGCAAATAGTGTACAAACCAGTGGACCTGAGCAAGGTGACCTCCAAGTGTGGCTCGCTAGGCAACATCCATCATAAGCCAG GAGGCGGCCAGGTGGAGGTAAAATCTGAGAAGCTGGACTTCAAGGACAGAGTCCAGTCGAAGATCGGGTCCCTGGATAACATCACCCACGTCCCTGGTGGAGGGAATAAAAAG ATCGAAACCCACAAGCTGACCTTCCGCGAGAACGCCAAAGCCAAGACAGACCACGGGGCGGAGATCGTGTACAAGTCGCCCGTGGTGTCCGGGGACACGTCTCCGCGGCACCTCAGCAACGTGTCCTCCACGGGCAGCATCGACATGGTAGACTCGCCCCAGCTCGCCACGCTAGCCGACGAAGTGTCCGCCTCCCTGGCCAAGCAGGGTTTGTGA
- the MAPT gene encoding microtubule-associated protein tau isoform X11, translated as MAEPRQDFTVMDDHAGTYGTGERKDLPSQGSYTLMQDHEGDVDQGLKAEEAGIGDTPNLEDQAAGHVTQARMVSKGRDGTGADDKKAKTSTPSSAKTLKNRPCLSPKRPTPGSSDPLIKPSSPAVCPESSSSPKHVSSVTPRTGSSGAKEMKVKGADGKAGTKIATPRGAAPPGQKGQANATRIPAKTTPSPKTPPGTATKQVQRKPPPAGAKSERGDSGKSGDRSGYSSPGSPGTPGSRSRTPSLPTPPTREPKKVAVVRTPPKSPSSAKSRLQTAPVPMPDLKNVRSKIGSTENLKHQPGGGKVQIINKKLDLSNVQSKCGSKDNIKHVPGGGSVQIVYKPVDLSKVTSKCGSLGNIHHKPGGGQVEVKSEKLDFKDRVQSKIGSLDNITHVPGGGNKKIETHKLTFRENAKAKTDHGAEIVYKSPVVSGDTSPRHLSNVSSTGSIDMVDSPQLATLADEVSASLAKQGL; from the exons CTGAAGAAGCAGGCATTGGAGACACCCCCAACCTGGAAGACCAAGCCGCCGGACATGTGACTCAAG CTCGCATGGTCAGTAAAGGCAGAGATGGGACGGGAGCTGATGACAAAAAAGCCAAG aCATCCACACCTTCCTCTGCTAAAACCCTGAAAAATAGGCCTTGCCTTAGCCCCAAACGCCCCACTCCTGGTAGCTCAGACCCTTTGATCAAACCCTCCAGCCCTGCCGTGTGCCCAGAGTCATCTTCCTCTCCTAAACACGTCTCTTCTGTCACACCCCGAACTGGCAGTTCTGGAGCAAAGGAGATGAAAGTCAAG GGGGCGGACGGTAAAGCTGGAACGAAGATCGCCACACCCCGGGGAGCGGCCCCTCCAGGCCAGAAAGGCCAGGCCAATGCCACCAGGATTCCAGCGAAAACCACGCCCTCCCCAAAGACCCCACCGGGCACCG ctacCAAGCAAGTGCAGAGAAAACCACCCCCTGCAGGGGCAAAATCTGAGCGAG gtGACTCTGGGAAATCTGGGGATCGCAGCGGCTACAGCAGCCCCGGCTCCCCGGGCACCCCCGGCAGCCGCTCCCGCACCCCGTCCCTGCCGACCCCGCCGACCCGGGAGCCCAAGAAGGTGGCGGTGGTCCGCACTCCACCCAAGTCGCCATCTTCAGCCAAGAGCCGCCTGCAGACGGCCCCCGTCCCCATGCCAGACCTGAAGAATGTCAGATCCAAGATCGGCTCCACCGAAAACCTGAAGCACCAGCCAGGAGGCGGGAAG GTGCAGATAATTAATAAGAAGCTGGATCTTAGCAACGTCCAGTCCAAGTGTGGCTCAAAGGATAATATCAAACACGTGCCAGGAGGCGGCAGT GTGCAAATAGTGTACAAACCAGTGGACCTGAGCAAGGTGACCTCCAAGTGTGGCTCGCTAGGCAACATCCATCATAAGCCAG GAGGCGGCCAGGTGGAGGTAAAATCTGAGAAGCTGGACTTCAAGGACAGAGTCCAGTCGAAGATCGGGTCCCTGGATAACATCACCCACGTCCCTGGTGGAGGGAATAAAAAG ATCGAAACCCACAAGCTGACCTTCCGCGAGAACGCCAAAGCCAAGACAGACCACGGGGCGGAGATCGTGTACAAGTCGCCCGTGGTGTCCGGGGACACGTCTCCGCGGCACCTCAGCAACGTGTCCTCCACGGGCAGCATCGACATGGTAGACTCGCCCCAGCTCGCCACGCTAGCCGACGAAGTGTCCGCCTCCCTGGCCAAGCAGGGTTTGTGA